The window TATTCATAGTATATTGTCCTCCTTCATTTTTTCTGAAAGGGAATTTTAATAATACCGGATAACCACAGGAAGTCCCTGAACAGAGTTCAAATTTTCCATTGAGCCTATTGAAATTGTATTCGGTACTATTTTCATTCATTAAAAAGCTGATGAAATTTGTACCACATGTTGTTCGGTGATTGATCTTTGTATAAATTCCCTTATCTATAATAAAGGACCCTGTACGGTCAATCAAATTATATGATTTTGTTTCTGTGTCAAACACCAAGGCATATTTTCCGTTAAAAGGGTAGGCTTCTCTGAATCTTTTATTAAAAACAGGCTGCCCGTCTTTCAGATTAATATAAACAAAGCCTCCATTTTGGTAGCTAGGAAGGATGCTGTCCTTAGGAATTTGAGAGTGTGTGTGTTTTACCAGAGTAACGAGGTTAAATGGAATATCAATTTGAGCCTTTACAGAGAGTGCAGCCCCAAAAATACACAAACAATACAGTCCTTTTTTCATAGTTATCAGTTAGCTGATAAAAATAATAAATTCAGTTGATCTGCAAAGAAATTTATTTATAATGCTTAAAAATTCAAGACAACCAGCCATTGATGATACACAAAAATCCTATCAGAACTCAGAATACAAATTTTTATTCAGTTTAAAATAAATAAACTGATTTTTAAAATCGATAATGGTATTGAATCTTTTTAAGAATGCATTCCCAAAAAAGCCAGCCATTTTTTCTGAAGCATCAATCCCTTCTGTGGAGTTTGAAAGTGTAATCGGAACATTGTAAAGGAACTTATGGGCAAAAGTAATAGATGGACAAAGCACTACAGGCATTTCATAAACAGAACCATCTGAACCTTGTGCGGTAGCTTTTCCTATTGTTTTCATCGTATTCGCTAAAGAATTCTTTCTGGTGTAAGGAGAAGCAATGGTAAGGGCATCATCGGCACCGCTGTCAAGTCCAAAATATCCGGAATACTCTTTGTCATTCACCGTGATTGAGCTTTCTACGGCTGGATAGTTATCTATGAGATGAAGTTTCATTTTTTCATATCCTGAGAAATCAATGAATGAATCATTTTCATCATAAAACCTGATCACATTTTTATGGTAATCAATTTCGATGATCTTTCCCTTCATTAAGTCTGTTCCGAAAACACCGTCAAAATTAACCTCCCCGTAAGGAATCAGTGTAAATGAAACATCGGTTTTCTGGATATCTCCAAACTGAACGGTATTATGACTGCTGTAATCAACGGTATTTACTCCATTCGATCCTTTGTTTTGAGATGTTCCGTCGATTTTCAGTTCTACTTTTTTCTTTGAGTTGATATTGATGACAGATCCATCTGCTCCGGTATCAAACAAAAATTTGATGTTTTCAGTTGTATTTACTTTGCCATTCAGATACACAGAATTGTTTTCCAGAGAAAAGGGGATAAGCGTTGGGGATTTTTGAGCTGATGCCGTTATACTGATGCATGAAGCTAAGAAAAGGGACTTAAAATGCATAAAGAGAAATTCTAAAGGTTATTGCAGCGAAAATAAATCTATTGATGATCTTTACAAAGAAAAGAGCTTCCATTAACCTTCCTTTAACCGTTCTCTATGCTCAGTTACTTTTATAAAATTAAGTGTATATCATGTAAATAAAAAACAGTACTCAAAAATGAGTACTGCTATGATGATTTTGAATTTTTCAATTCATATTAAGGTTCATCGCAATTCTTCTTTAGTTTTGTAAAGATTTTGTCGAAATCCCTGTACATATTTCTTTCTTCATCAATTTTTTGTCTGAAACTGCTGTTGGCACAATTGTGAAAGCTAAGTCCAATCATATCAATCAATGCATAATCTTCGCTTTGGGGATCATTTAACTTGGCATTGAAGCGGTTCATCACCCCTTGTGGATCTGCATTGTTTTTACTTTTCAACTCTGTGTAAGCCTTCCATGAAGCAAACATTTTCTCTCGATCGGGAGAAGATATGGCATCAATAGGTTCCCTGCAGGTTTCATAAAATTTACTGTTTTTAAGCGTGGTAGGATCGGAGAAAGCGATAATTTCTTCCTTGTTCAGCTCATATTCGTTTTCAAACGTTTGGATGGCATTTTCATGGAGTTTTTTCCAAACGGGCAGATTGATGACTTTGAGATTGTAAAGTTCCTGTTTTTTCTCCTGGTATTGTTTTTCCAGGTTCTCAAGATGCTGATCTTTATTCTTGCGGACTTCTTCCAGGCTGGAAAGTTTAAAAATAGGATTCGTATCAAAATGAACCCCATTGAATTTATATAAAAGTTTATTAACCCCGTCTATTTCCTCTTTTTCATATTTGGAAGCATCAAAATATCCTTTGTTGTCACAATTGAAGGTCTGATAGCTGTACGGTGTCAGATTATTGGCTTTTGCCGGGCCTTTTTGACCCCAAACAATAACAGATAAAGTCAGGGAGAGCCCGACTATCATTTTTTCCATGCGCATAGTTGTAGAAAGAATCCGAATTTTCTAAAATTTCTATGCAAAATTAAGGCTTTAAATTTGAAAACTAAAGAATTTAACCAATTTTATACAGTTATTTTTATTATTTAATGAGAATTTTAATTTTTTGCTTTAAACAGGCTGTTTTCTGAAATTTTTAAGGTTCGTCGCAATCCCTTTTACTGTAACGAAAACCTTTTCAAACGTTTTAAATAAAGTGTTATCCTCATCAGCCTTAGTTCTGAAACTATGGTTTGCGCAATTGCTGAAAGCGTTCATAAGATCAATAAGGGCATAATCATCTTTTCTCGGATCATTCCATTTAGCAGCAAAGGCTTGCTGTGTCCCGGAATATGGCTCTTCCCCCTTTTTAGGCTCAAATAGCCCTTTCCATACCGAATACATTTTTTCTTTATCCTTGGTGGTCATGGCATCTGCATATTCTTTACAGGTATTGTAAAATTTACTGTTCTGAAGAGACTGAGGATCATTATACCCCATAATAAGTGCTTTATTGAGCTGATATTCGTTTTCCAACAGAGTAAAAGCCTCTTCATGCTGGTTTTTCCATATTGGAAGATTGATGATTTTGAGTTCATCCAGTTCTTTCTTTCGCTCCAGGTATTCTTTTTCAGTTTGTTGCAAAAGTTGTGGGTTGTTACTTCGAACCAAATCAAATTTAACGGGATTAAATACAATAAGAGAAGTAAACGGGGACCAGGTCAAAGGTTGCAAAAGCTTATAAGTACCATCTATTTCTTCTTTTTTGTATTTTGAAGGATCAAAATATCCTTTAACATCACATCCAAAGGTTTGATAACTGTAAAGAGCCCGCGAACTCTTTTTTGCAGGAGCTTTTTGAGCAGCTATTACCACAGATAAAGCCAAAGACAGTCCTGTAAATAATTTTTTCATGTTTTAATATTGAAAAATTTATACTTTTTGAATTTCGGTCTAAAATTAAAACTTAAAACTTCAACTTCTGTTATAAACTAAAATTATTTACTCACTGGTTTCCGGGATTTATAGGGCCTGTCATTTGTTTTTCATCTTGTTTTTTATATTTTGCACCCCTTATATTATGAATTCTGATCTCTGCTGAGACAGAAAGGGAATATAATGATTCAATTATAGAACAAAATATTAATAATGTACGACAATTTAGAACAACTGTTTTACAGAGGAGATCTGGACCAGTGTATCATAGAAGGAGAACAATACTTGTTATCTCATCCCGAGGATGAAGAAGTATTATTTTTAATGGCAGTAGCTTATCATGACATTGTCTATTACGAAGGACATGAAGCCGTGTATGATGCCATAAGCGATTATGTTATTCCTTACTTACGCAGAATCTTGCAGATTAACCCCAATAGTCAGAAAGCACTATACAATATTCTGGATTACCCTTTAGGAAATGAATATACCCTGATGCAGATCGCCAGAACGAAAAAGCATATCACACAGGAAAATAAAACGGAGTTTATAGGCTATGCGGAAAGAATGCTGGAGGATCCGGACTATGTAAGGTATGGTTATGATTTCTTGGTTAAAATATATGAATCCCTGGAAGAAAATAAAGCGCTTTTGAACAGTCTTGAAGCCGCAATGTATTATTCTAAAAAAGCAGATGCTGATAACCGGGAAATCCGGGACAAAAACACCTCGCTTTATTGGATCAAAAAGATCTATTTGTTAGACCGTACAAAAATGGTTTCAGCAGAAGAGCTTACCACGCTTATCGATAAAGAACATGCTTTTTTTGTAAGCCAAAATGAATACGATTTTATCAATCTTGCTGATATAGCCTATGAAAATAACGCACCGGATCTTTCACTGAAAATGATGATGAAGGCGATCAAAGGAGAAAATTCAGCACTTCACATTCATGAAAAACTAGTAGAATGGCATCAGCGCTTTGCAGAACTCATTGGAAATGGCTTTAATAATCCTGATGTTTTCTATTATCAGTTGATTATTGAACGAAATTATAATGACCTTCTAAACGTTTCTACGGATTTTTATTACCATCATGCGCTTGAAGTTATCAATTCCTACCCGGAACTGTTCTCAGGATATCATTTTGCAGGGACATTCCTATATGAAAATGAGCGCTATGCTGAAGCGATTCCTTTATTGGAAAAAGCAGTACAATTATCATCCAATGCTACGGCCTGGAGAAGAAAAGCAGACTCCATATATCTTTTGAACGGAACGGTATTATCCGAAGTTCCTGAATTTTCTGATTACCCTGCAGACATTTACAACGAAGGCGTTTATCTGAACGAGTGTATAGAGGCATTAGAAGATGAAAGCGATAAACTGAAATGGCATGAAGTGGGCCGTATTGTCTATGAGCAGGCCTATGAAGCATTCAGAAAATATTTTGAAGAAGATCGGTTTGAAAGTGACTATTACAACGATCTGCATACCAGAGCAATGTGTTGCAATAATTTAGCCATTAAATATTTGGTATTGGGAGATTATCAGGCAGCTGCTGCAACAGCGTCTGAAGGGCTTACCTATTCAGAATTTATGGAACTTCACATGACCTTGATTGATGCTTTGATGGATGGAGAGGATTATGAACGGGCTGAAGAAGCATTGAATAACTATTTCAGTCTTTATGGCGGATCAGACGATTATTGTTCTAAAACATTGTACTATAGAGCAAGACAGATTCAGCTTCATGAAGCGATAGGGGCGAGTGAGGTTCAAAGAGAAGCAGAAGAAATTCTTACCTGTATTTATCAGTACACTATAGAGAATCCGGAACTTGAAGATGACAATTACAGAGACCTGGAAGCGGGTAAAAATATATTGGAAGGAATTTTATTTCAACATCTGGATAATCAGGATTTAAATACCAGAAAATTATACTACGAACAAGTCGCAGAACGTTTTCCACAGGAAGCTAACCCTCAGTTTGCCCTGATGCAGATTTATAACGAGGAAGAAAACTATGGAAAAGTAGCCTTAGCCGCGAAAAGATATCTTGAAAATAAAAAAGAATTCGTTTTAGATGCTTTTGATAAAGCGAAAACCATTTATATGATTGTTAAAAGTGATTTTCTTCAGGGAAATTACCAGGAAGCATCAACCATTTTCAGCGAGTATGATGCTGAATGTGAAGACGCTATGGATCCTGAAGAATATGTACTTTGGCTAAGCTATGGAATCAGGGTTTATGAAAAGCTGAATAATAAAACTCAAATATTAGCTCTTGCCGAGAGGTTTACTGTCATTTATAATGCTGAAGAATGGGGCTATGACGACCTTGTAGAAAGCGTTGAGCTAGCAAAAGCTGTTGTTTTGTATCAGGCTGGAAATATAAAAGAAGCACATGCTATTTTAGATCAGGTACGTTCCGTTGCAGATTATGATCCTATTGCTGATGAATATAAAACTTCATGGAAAAAACCAGGGCTGTTTTCTAAATTCGGATTCTAAATATTAAAGAAAAAAATGGCACACCGGCTTTACGTATATAATGTAGATTCAAAAACAGGAGAGCAATACCCGTACTATCTGGGGGAGTGGAATTACGAAATTCCGGAATTGCTTTTTCCTCTATTCTCCTGTGATCCAAAGGCAAAAGGAAAACTTCTGTATTTTGATAAAATCAATGGAGTAGAAAGACTGAAGTCATTTTATCAGTTGTTGGGAGAACACTACCAGTTGCTTTACAAAAAGGCTTATTATGAACCTGTCAACAAAATGGTTGAGATGTTAAATGACCTTCCTTATGATTCCTTTATGATCAATGGATGGGATGTTTTCAATATGAGTGAAGAAAAACATTCTGATCAGGCCAAAAATTGGGTACATGAAATCAAGGAAAGGAGCAGACTGTATGATAAAGCAATGGCTAAACAAAATCTGGGATGGCTGGAAAAAGAAATTGTAGCCAGAAGTGGATATGGGTCCTTTTTAGAAATGCTGGAAACCGATTGGATTGATTATGGTCTTGGCTATTGGAATGAAGATTTGTATAAAGATATTTCAGAAACGTTTGAAGAGAATGGTCTTTGGGGATTGAAAGACAAAAAGGGAAATATTATAGCGCTGCCTGTTTACGAAGAAATATTTGCCTTTAGTGAAGAGGGGATTGCAGTAGCACAGAAAAATGGAAAGTGCGGATATCTTAGAAACGATGGTAAAGTACTTGTGGAAAGCATTTATGATGATGCTTTTGATTCGTTTTTTATTGACAATAATCATTATGGGATTATAGAAATTGATCATCTATGCGGACTCATCAATATTATTACCGATGAAATTGTGATCCCTTGTGAATATGAAGAGCTTGAAATGTTAAGACATGCCTGTCTTTTTAATGCTAAAAAAGAAGGGAAGTATCGTCTCATTGACGCATCCAATACATCCATCATTGAAGAAAGTTTTGATGAACCTTTTGAGTTTAATTATTCCGAATTGATTTATCGTTCACTGAAAGGGACATCCAAAAAAGCTTTTTATACATTTGATGGCGTTTTTCTAGGCGAACATCCTGAAGAGGTATTGAATGAAATTGGAGAAGGATATTATTGGGCTAAACCTAATAAATTTCAGAAAAAAATAAGCATTATAAAAGCTGATGGAACGCTTCTGGATACTGAAGTAGACACCATGATGATTCTTGATTATTATACTTCTTTTGCCTACAAAAAAGCTAAGCAATGGTATATTTATGATATGAAATCCGGTGAATACAGGTTAAAAGAACATATCATTGAAAATATTCACAGAGATTGGTATACCCAGTTTATGAAAAATATATTCTTACTTTCAAATGAAAAGGGCTGGGGCTTGTATAACGCTGCTGAAGATCATTGGTTATTGCCTTCCGCTAAAGAATATAAAAAAATAGAATCGTGTAGAGAGGAGATTTTCCGAGTGACAACTTTAGACGGTATGTTTTATTTTGATGAGAAAACAGGTACCCAAAGCGGCATTTACGACTATATTGGTGAGGGTATAGATTATAATGAACAGATGCTTTGCCTTTATAAAGGAAATGATATGTTTATCCTTAATACCGAAAGAAAACTTCATCTGGTCTCCGATCATCAATTAGGAGCTTTGTACGAAAAAAGATACAATCTCCGCGGAAAAGATCAAAAGTATTTCCTTGATTTTTATAAAGCATGGACTGAAAGAAAGGGTTCAGGCTACGAGGAACATTTTGATAATGCAACCCTGATGTCGATGGCTGAAAAATACATTGAAGAAGGGAAAATTGAAAATGCTGTAAGACTATATGAAATAGGAATACGACGTGGAAATACAGATATGATGGTGGAACTCGGGTATATTTATGTTCATGACGAGTATCCTGAATATTATGATTTGGACAAAGGACTTGCTCTCTATGAAAAAGCCGCTTCAAAGGATCATGCTATTGCCTGGAATAATCTGGGATATCATTATCAGAGTGGAGTAGGTTATCCTCAGGATATTAAAAAAGCTTTACAATGTTTTAAAAAGTCTGCCGAATTAGGAGACGGTCTGGCAATGCAGAACCTTGGTTTGCTGTATTTTTATGGTGAATATGTAGTACAGGATTATGATCTTGCATTAGACTACTATAAGCAGGCTGAAAAGAAATTCTATTATAATGATGAGAAATTGTCCGAAATCTATTATCAGAAAAGTGATTTTGCCAATCTTCAGCGTTACTTAAAAAAAGATACAGAGGGTACTTATTCCAATATTTACTACGGAATAATGTATGATGAAGGCTTAGGCGTAAAAGCAAGTGTAAAAAAAGCAATTAAATACTATGAGAAGTCTTTGGAATACGGATATTACACTACAGCTTTGATAAGACTCTTATACTTTTATAAAGAAGATCCTGACTTTGCAGACTCAGAAAAGTACCAGTATTGGAAAAAGTTTGGAGAGGACAACGAAATGGAAATATGATCTTAAGTTTTAACAATCATTACCTATGTTTCTATGGGGTAAAAAAGAGTGAACCGCATAGAAACATAGGCATATAGTCTAACGTAGAATCATTTTATTGTAGTATTCGCGGTTATTAACCTAAGAGTAGTTGCTTACTTCAATGAGATTTTGGTCCGGATCACGAAAATAAACAGATTTTATTTTTCCTACAGCACCCGTTCTATCTACAATTCCCTCAATAATCTCAATATTTTTTTGTTTCAGTTCTTCCAGTATATCATGAATATCTGTTTGGGCAATGAAACAAAGATCTGCAGAACCCGGGGTAGGTTTTTCGGCTTTAGGCTCAAACTCATGGCCCTTTTGATGGAGATTGATCTTTTGATTTCCAAAAGCAAGTGCTTTCCGGTTATCACCAAATGTTATTACTTCAAAACCCATGATCTGAGTATAAAATTGTATCGTTTTATTGATATCTGCTACAGTTAATACAATGTGGTCTATATGGTTAATTCTCATGATTTTTTGCTTTTGAACATTAGTAGTGATACAAATATCAGAATTTTCAGGCTGTTAATGTATGCTATTTTATAGCTGAAATTGGGGATATTTGGGTTTCCTATCCTTTTTTTAATTTTAAAATAATAGATTTACAAGAATTAATAGTACACCTATGATCTACCTTTTTCTTATTTTTCTTATTGCCCTATTTGGTGGAATTTCTTATCTGATCATGCGTTTCTGTAATCAATGGACCAGAAAAAATCAATATGAAGTTGTTTTTAATACTTTGATTTTTATAGGATCATTTCTTCTGATATCATTTCTTAGCCTTTATGTTTTCATTGCAAATCTTGATTTATCCAGATAATAATTGAACTTTAAATAACCATTTTTATATAAATATTGCTCTATGTATTTTGATTGGATTTACCTGATTGTTATTCTGTTTTTAATCTTTGTCATTGTTATTTTTGCAGCAATTTCTAAGGTGATCGTACGTTTTTGTAATCGATGGACCCGAAAGTACAAATATGAAGTTCTTTTTAATACTTTAATCTTTATTGGGTCATTTGTTCTTATATCATGTATCAGCCTTTACATTTTCTTTACGAATGTCTATTTGGGGCGATAGCGGAAATTTCCTCTAACAAAGTAATAAGCAATAAGCAGATTGATCATAAGAGCAAGCCATACATTAACACCGTAGAACAGCTCATAATCATGCCGTTCCTCATTATAAAATAGATTCTTAATAATTCTGAAGGTGATGGCAGTGGTAGTAACAGCATAGCTTAAGATCATATAGTTTTTATGCCTGATGATATTCCCTTTTCTAATAGAAGCTACAGCAACTACCGTAAAATAGGCCCAAAGCATATCCTGGATCAGAAATCCTGTAATTCCTATCAATCCGCCATTCGAAAATAATCCCAATACAAAACAAGCTGGAACATTGATAATAAGGATGTTGTAGACATACATCTTTCCAATGATTTTATGCAAACTTCTGTTTTCTCTCAGGAATTGAGTTGAAAATTGAGTTAATCCAGCCAAAAGACACAGAGTTATTGAAAAAATA of the Chryseobacterium capnotolerans genome contains:
- a CDS encoding WG repeat-containing protein — translated: MKKGLYCLCIFGAALSVKAQIDIPFNLVTLVKHTHSQIPKDSILPSYQNGGFVYINLKDGQPVFNKRFREAYPFNGKYALVFDTETKSYNLIDRTGSFIIDKGIYTKINHRTTCGTNFISFLMNENSTEYNFNRLNGKFELCSGTSCGYPVLLKFPFRKNEGGQYTMNTNSFEVENATPLDDNYFMVLKEGKIGIIDRPGKILVPIEYEESSINFIPNRINVINILPLKKDNVWYYYNTKGELITKSPWLCQTLLYGQTKLGIYQNGQKYGLLYTDGTTLQKEYDWISEDGLLARTGNDFYFILDKRIVPYYVK
- a CDS encoding tetratricopeptide repeat protein, translated to MYDNLEQLFYRGDLDQCIIEGEQYLLSHPEDEEVLFLMAVAYHDIVYYEGHEAVYDAISDYVIPYLRRILQINPNSQKALYNILDYPLGNEYTLMQIARTKKHITQENKTEFIGYAERMLEDPDYVRYGYDFLVKIYESLEENKALLNSLEAAMYYSKKADADNREIRDKNTSLYWIKKIYLLDRTKMVSAEELTTLIDKEHAFFVSQNEYDFINLADIAYENNAPDLSLKMMMKAIKGENSALHIHEKLVEWHQRFAELIGNGFNNPDVFYYQLIIERNYNDLLNVSTDFYYHHALEVINSYPELFSGYHFAGTFLYENERYAEAIPLLEKAVQLSSNATAWRRKADSIYLLNGTVLSEVPEFSDYPADIYNEGVYLNECIEALEDESDKLKWHEVGRIVYEQAYEAFRKYFEEDRFESDYYNDLHTRAMCCNNLAIKYLVLGDYQAAAATASEGLTYSEFMELHMTLIDALMDGEDYERAEEALNNYFSLYGGSDDYCSKTLYYRARQIQLHEAIGASEVQREAEEILTCIYQYTIENPELEDDNYRDLEAGKNILEGILFQHLDNQDLNTRKLYYEQVAERFPQEANPQFALMQIYNEEENYGKVALAAKRYLENKKEFVLDAFDKAKTIYMIVKSDFLQGNYQEASTIFSEYDAECEDAMDPEEYVLWLSYGIRVYEKLNNKTQILALAERFTVIYNAEEWGYDDLVESVELAKAVVLYQAGNIKEAHAILDQVRSVADYDPIADEYKTSWKKPGLFSKFGF
- a CDS encoding VOC family protein; its protein translation is MRINHIDHIVLTVADINKTIQFYTQIMGFEVITFGDNRKALAFGNQKINLHQKGHEFEPKAEKPTPGSADLCFIAQTDIHDILEELKQKNIEIIEGIVDRTGAVGKIKSVYFRDPDQNLIEVSNYS
- a CDS encoding SEL1-like repeat protein — its product is MAHRLYVYNVDSKTGEQYPYYLGEWNYEIPELLFPLFSCDPKAKGKLLYFDKINGVERLKSFYQLLGEHYQLLYKKAYYEPVNKMVEMLNDLPYDSFMINGWDVFNMSEEKHSDQAKNWVHEIKERSRLYDKAMAKQNLGWLEKEIVARSGYGSFLEMLETDWIDYGLGYWNEDLYKDISETFEENGLWGLKDKKGNIIALPVYEEIFAFSEEGIAVAQKNGKCGYLRNDGKVLVESIYDDAFDSFFIDNNHYGIIEIDHLCGLINIITDEIVIPCEYEELEMLRHACLFNAKKEGKYRLIDASNTSIIEESFDEPFEFNYSELIYRSLKGTSKKAFYTFDGVFLGEHPEEVLNEIGEGYYWAKPNKFQKKISIIKADGTLLDTEVDTMMILDYYTSFAYKKAKQWYIYDMKSGEYRLKEHIIENIHRDWYTQFMKNIFLLSNEKGWGLYNAAEDHWLLPSAKEYKKIESCREEIFRVTTLDGMFYFDEKTGTQSGIYDYIGEGIDYNEQMLCLYKGNDMFILNTERKLHLVSDHQLGALYEKRYNLRGKDQKYFLDFYKAWTERKGSGYEEHFDNATLMSMAEKYIEEGKIENAVRLYEIGIRRGNTDMMVELGYIYVHDEYPEYYDLDKGLALYEKAASKDHAIAWNNLGYHYQSGVGYPQDIKKALQCFKKSAELGDGLAMQNLGLLYFYGEYVVQDYDLALDYYKQAEKKFYYNDEKLSEIYYQKSDFANLQRYLKKDTEGTYSNIYYGIMYDEGLGVKASVKKAIKYYEKSLEYGYYTTALIRLLYFYKEDPDFADSEKYQYWKKFGEDNEMEI
- a CDS encoding DUF2306 domain-containing protein; translated protein: MVKSLGIKAAKIIAVLSVFIFSILMLKTISQYTTLDKTVGFLAFKQQVVNNPYWMGFFYIHIFSITLCLLAGLTQFSTQFLRENRSLHKIIGKMYVYNILIINVPACFVLGLFSNGGLIGITGFLIQDMLWAYFTVVAVASIRKGNIIRHKNYMILSYAVTTTAITFRIIKNLFYNEERHDYELFYGVNVWLALMINLLIAYYFVRGNFRYRPK
- a CDS encoding retropepsin-like aspartic protease, giving the protein MHFKSLFLASCISITASAQKSPTLIPFSLENNSVYLNGKVNTTENIKFLFDTGADGSVININSKKKVELKIDGTSQNKGSNGVNTVDYSSHNTVQFGDIQKTDVSFTLIPYGEVNFDGVFGTDLMKGKIIEIDYHKNVIRFYDENDSFIDFSGYEKMKLHLIDNYPAVESSITVNDKEYSGYFGLDSGADDALTIASPYTRKNSLANTMKTIGKATAQGSDGSVYEMPVVLCPSITFAHKFLYNVPITLSNSTEGIDASEKMAGFFGNAFLKRFNTIIDFKNQFIYFKLNKNLYSEF